The Miscanthus floridulus cultivar M001 chromosome 17, ASM1932011v1, whole genome shotgun sequence genome has a window encoding:
- the LOC136516386 gene encoding E3 UFM1-protein ligase 1 homolog isoform X2, protein MLLMAFLVVVKGRLEGGQLYTPAYVSRITAMVRGAARGITVPTNLPSVWNSLQQQLHEMHGASGVSVEGSFFQSIFNGLLKQGAVLGSVRAGGQWTPAVFAHAQKESVDAFFSQNSYIGYDVLQKLAIPQPKQFLEARYPDGIALDAVFVHPSVVDMLDTAVGDAIENGHWIDSLSVLPSYISGPDATKILSICPSLQKAIKSSKAVVFGESCVFSNMFIKGIFDRLEKDMDSFGIRHSVGQGRPVNANLGSEHKTGSGQYSDTKDLGDNDTSSTGVSSDRGSKKKRGKGTGSTKGGSLEKDDDNEESIPVKGKKSHRKNKDAGASGDVKHGGKKASEKMKEESTNIFPDELIEQKVLAVAPELEELGGSDDSNAPLKLLSSHLRPMLVDSWTKKRNTMLSGNAERRRRLLDNLQKQIDEAVLDMQLYEKALDVFEDDPSTSGILHKHLLRSMGTPIVDKVLITLDKDSKLKNGIEVEDSEEDHIQLSTADRSSLAKDLPGALSLKAQVLIEALEGKRFDSFMDALRDILEESGLTFKKLDKRLERTMLHSYRKDLTAQVSSENDPVSFLPKVVALLFLQAYNKALQAPGRAVGAVITLLKDKLPASTYKVLADYHSTTVKLLALQAAATDDEEDCTSDRMRERKEDLEERLMPELKSLVLGTNKE, encoded by the exons ATGCTTCTCATGGCTTTTCTTGTAGTG GTGAAAGGAAGGCTAGAAGGTGGACAGCTATACACTCCAGCATATGTCTCACGGATTACTGCTATGGTCCGTGGTGCTGCAAGGGGTATAACAGTGCCGACAAACTTGCCATCTGTTTGGAACTCCTTGCAACAACAGCTTCATGAGATGCATGGTGCTAGTGGAGTTTCTGTGGAAGGTTCATTCTTCCAATCCATTTTCAATGGTTTGCTAAAACAAGGTGCTGTACTGGGATCAGTCCGTGCAGGAGGACAGTGGACACCAGCT GTTTTTGCCCATGCCCAAAAGGAGAGTGTTGATGCTTTTTTCTCACAG AACTCTTACATTGGGTATGACGTGCTTCAGAAACTTGCAATTCCTCAACCTAAACAGTTCTTGGAG GCCCGATATCCAGATGGTATTGCATTGGATGCTGTCTTTGTTCATCCTTCCGTGGTTGATATGCTCGATACTGCTGTTGGTGATGCAATTGAGAACGGACACTG GATTGATTCTCTTTCAGTTCTTCCATCATATATTAGTGGCCCTGATGCAACCAAAATTTTGTCTATCTGTCCATCTCTGCAGAAGGCTATCAAG TCTTCTAAAGCAGTGGTATTTGGAGAGTCATGTGTCTTTAGTAACATGTTTATTAAG GGTATTTTTGACCGACTTGAGAAAGATATGGACTCGTTTGGTATTAGACATAGTGTTGGTCAAGGAAGGCCTGTGAATGCGAATCTGGGTAGTGAGCACAAGACAGGATCTGGTCAGTACTCAGACACAAAAGATCTTGGTGATAATGACACTAGCAGTACTGGTGTTTCATCAGACAGAGGGTCAAAGAAGAAAAGGGGGAAAGGGACAGGGTCTACCAAAGGTGGATCACTTGAAAAGGATGATGACAATGAAGAAAGTATTCCTGTTAAGGGAAAGAAATCTCATAGGAAAAACAAGGATGCTGGTGCATCAGGCGATGTAAAACATGGTGGTAAAAAAGCGTCAGAGAAAATGAAAGAGGAGAGTACAAACATCTTCCCTGATGAATTGATAGAGCAAAAGGTTCTGGCTGTCGCTCCAGAGTTAGAAGAGTTAGGAG GCTCTGATGACTCGAATGCCCCCCTTAAGTTGTTGTCTTCTCACTTGAGGCCAATGCTTGTTGACTCATGGACAAAGAAACGGAACACTATGCTGTCTGGAAATGCTGAAAGGAGGCGTCGCTTGCTCGATAATCTGCAGAAGCAGATAGATGAG GCTGTTCTGGATATGCAACTTTATGAAAAAGCTTTGGATGTATTTGAGGACGATCCTTCTACTTCT GGTATACTACACAAGCATCTGCTAAGAAGTATGGGCACTCCAATAGTTGACAAAGTTTTGATTACATTG GATAAggatagcaaattgaagaatGGAATAGAGGTTGAGGATAGCGAAGAAGATCACATCCAATTAAGCACGGCTGACCGAAGCTCTCTG GCCAAGGATCTTCCTGGTGCATTGTCATTGAAGGCTCAAGTTTTAATCGAAGCACTGGAGGGAAAG AGATTTGATTCATTTATGGATGCCTTAAGAGATATACTGGAGGAAAG TGGCTTGACATTTAAGAAGCTTGATAAAAGATTAGAGAGGACAATGCTGCATTCCTATCGCAAG GACTTGACAGCTCAAGTTTCATCAGAGAACGATCCTGTTTCCTTTCTTCCAAAAGTCGTTGCTTTACTTTTTCTGCAG GCATATAATAAGGCTCTTCAGGCACCAGGAAGGGCTGTCGGTGCTGTTATCACACTGCTGAAG GATAAGCTGCCAGCTTCAACCTACAAGGTATTGGCTGATTATCACAGCACTACTGTGAAACTTCTAGCACTACAAGCTGCTGCTACTGACGAT GAAGAAGATTGCACATCAGACCGAATGCGAGAAAGGAAGGAAGATCTGGAAGAAAGGCTGATGCCAGAACTGAAATCCCTGGTCCTTGGCACAAACAAAGAGTGA
- the LOC136516386 gene encoding E3 UFM1-protein ligase 1 homolog isoform X1, producing the protein MDAELLELQRQLEAAQSAKSSVRLSERNVVELVQKLQERGIIDFDLLHTVSGKEYITSDHLKHEIKMEIKKKGRVSLVDLSDTLGVDLYHVERQSQKVVSDDPTLMLINGEIMSQSYWDTVTEEINEKLQERSQIALAEIAAQLHIGSELVISILEPRLGSIVKGRLEGGQLYTPAYVSRITAMVRGAARGITVPTNLPSVWNSLQQQLHEMHGASGVSVEGSFFQSIFNGLLKQGAVLGSVRAGGQWTPAVFAHAQKESVDAFFSQNSYIGYDVLQKLAIPQPKQFLEARYPDGIALDAVFVHPSVVDMLDTAVGDAIENGHWIDSLSVLPSYISGPDATKILSICPSLQKAIKSSKAVVFGESCVFSNMFIKGIFDRLEKDMDSFGIRHSVGQGRPVNANLGSEHKTGSGQYSDTKDLGDNDTSSTGVSSDRGSKKKRGKGTGSTKGGSLEKDDDNEESIPVKGKKSHRKNKDAGASGDVKHGGKKASEKMKEESTNIFPDELIEQKVLAVAPELEELGGSDDSNAPLKLLSSHLRPMLVDSWTKKRNTMLSGNAERRRRLLDNLQKQIDEAVLDMQLYEKALDVFEDDPSTSGILHKHLLRSMGTPIVDKVLITLDKDSKLKNGIEVEDSEEDHIQLSTADRSSLAKDLPGALSLKAQVLIEALEGKRFDSFMDALRDILEESGLTFKKLDKRLERTMLHSYRKDLTAQVSSENDPVSFLPKVVALLFLQAYNKALQAPGRAVGAVITLLKDKLPASTYKVLADYHSTTVKLLALQAAATDDEEDCTSDRMRERKEDLEERLMPELKSLVLGTNKE; encoded by the exons ATGGACGCGGAGCTCCTGGAGCTGCAGCGGCAGCTGGAGGCGGCGCAGAGCGCGAAGTCCAGCGTGCGCCTGTCGGAGCGGAACGTGGTGGAGCTGGTGCAGAAGCTGCAGGAGCGCGGCATCATCGACTTCGACCTCCTCCACACCGTCTCCggcaaggagtacatcacatcc GACCACTTGAAGCATGAGATTAAGATGGAGATCAAGAAGAAAGGCCGTGTGTCTCTAGTCGACTTATCAGATACCCTGGGGGTGGACCTTTACCATGTTGAGAGGCAGTCACAGAAGGTCGTCTCGGATGATCCCACTCTAATGCTGATAAATGGCGAGATCATGTCACAATCTTACTGGGACACCGTGACAGAAGAGATAAATGAGAAGCTGCAGGAACGCAGCCAGATTGCCTTGGCAGAGATTGCTGCCCAGCTGCATATTGGATCTGAGCTTGTCATCAGTATCCTCGAGCCACGGCTTGGAAGTATT GTGAAAGGAAGGCTAGAAGGTGGACAGCTATACACTCCAGCATATGTCTCACGGATTACTGCTATGGTCCGTGGTGCTGCAAGGGGTATAACAGTGCCGACAAACTTGCCATCTGTTTGGAACTCCTTGCAACAACAGCTTCATGAGATGCATGGTGCTAGTGGAGTTTCTGTGGAAGGTTCATTCTTCCAATCCATTTTCAATGGTTTGCTAAAACAAGGTGCTGTACTGGGATCAGTCCGTGCAGGAGGACAGTGGACACCAGCT GTTTTTGCCCATGCCCAAAAGGAGAGTGTTGATGCTTTTTTCTCACAG AACTCTTACATTGGGTATGACGTGCTTCAGAAACTTGCAATTCCTCAACCTAAACAGTTCTTGGAG GCCCGATATCCAGATGGTATTGCATTGGATGCTGTCTTTGTTCATCCTTCCGTGGTTGATATGCTCGATACTGCTGTTGGTGATGCAATTGAGAACGGACACTG GATTGATTCTCTTTCAGTTCTTCCATCATATATTAGTGGCCCTGATGCAACCAAAATTTTGTCTATCTGTCCATCTCTGCAGAAGGCTATCAAG TCTTCTAAAGCAGTGGTATTTGGAGAGTCATGTGTCTTTAGTAACATGTTTATTAAG GGTATTTTTGACCGACTTGAGAAAGATATGGACTCGTTTGGTATTAGACATAGTGTTGGTCAAGGAAGGCCTGTGAATGCGAATCTGGGTAGTGAGCACAAGACAGGATCTGGTCAGTACTCAGACACAAAAGATCTTGGTGATAATGACACTAGCAGTACTGGTGTTTCATCAGACAGAGGGTCAAAGAAGAAAAGGGGGAAAGGGACAGGGTCTACCAAAGGTGGATCACTTGAAAAGGATGATGACAATGAAGAAAGTATTCCTGTTAAGGGAAAGAAATCTCATAGGAAAAACAAGGATGCTGGTGCATCAGGCGATGTAAAACATGGTGGTAAAAAAGCGTCAGAGAAAATGAAAGAGGAGAGTACAAACATCTTCCCTGATGAATTGATAGAGCAAAAGGTTCTGGCTGTCGCTCCAGAGTTAGAAGAGTTAGGAG GCTCTGATGACTCGAATGCCCCCCTTAAGTTGTTGTCTTCTCACTTGAGGCCAATGCTTGTTGACTCATGGACAAAGAAACGGAACACTATGCTGTCTGGAAATGCTGAAAGGAGGCGTCGCTTGCTCGATAATCTGCAGAAGCAGATAGATGAG GCTGTTCTGGATATGCAACTTTATGAAAAAGCTTTGGATGTATTTGAGGACGATCCTTCTACTTCT GGTATACTACACAAGCATCTGCTAAGAAGTATGGGCACTCCAATAGTTGACAAAGTTTTGATTACATTG GATAAggatagcaaattgaagaatGGAATAGAGGTTGAGGATAGCGAAGAAGATCACATCCAATTAAGCACGGCTGACCGAAGCTCTCTG GCCAAGGATCTTCCTGGTGCATTGTCATTGAAGGCTCAAGTTTTAATCGAAGCACTGGAGGGAAAG AGATTTGATTCATTTATGGATGCCTTAAGAGATATACTGGAGGAAAG TGGCTTGACATTTAAGAAGCTTGATAAAAGATTAGAGAGGACAATGCTGCATTCCTATCGCAAG GACTTGACAGCTCAAGTTTCATCAGAGAACGATCCTGTTTCCTTTCTTCCAAAAGTCGTTGCTTTACTTTTTCTGCAG GCATATAATAAGGCTCTTCAGGCACCAGGAAGGGCTGTCGGTGCTGTTATCACACTGCTGAAG GATAAGCTGCCAGCTTCAACCTACAAGGTATTGGCTGATTATCACAGCACTACTGTGAAACTTCTAGCACTACAAGCTGCTGCTACTGACGAT GAAGAAGATTGCACATCAGACCGAATGCGAGAAAGGAAGGAAGATCTGGAAGAAAGGCTGATGCCAGAACTGAAATCCCTGGTCCTTGGCACAAACAAAGAGTGA